The nucleotide sequence CTGTGTGATGAAATAGACAATCAGAATAATCTTTAAAGGTTATAGATTTTAATTCACTTTTTTTATGCCTTTAGCTTTTTTAATactatattcttctttttcattTAATACTTTTAATGCATACATTTTTGATCGTAAACCTACAAACTCAGTCATAATTCGACCACCATTTTCATCTTTCATTAAtcctaaaacttttttattacatagTGGCATGTTATAGGCATTATTTACTGAAAAATTTGATGTGTCAAACTTATTTATATCAGCCCTCATATGCTCATATACATTTTCGTCGAAAATATGATAAATTAAAGAGTCAGTGTCACAATAAAGGAGTTTTGCGTTATCTCCAAATTTGTTTTTAGTATAGTTATAATGGAAGTCGTACAACCAAACTTTAGATAAATCTAAAATAGAAAAACCTATAAAAAGAggtttattaaatgttatttgTGTTCGCTTCATTTCTACAACTACAAGATTTTCATTAATAATAGATAGACTATGAAAATTGGGTTTTGAAATGTAATTTCGAACACCATAACGGCCTTCCCACTTTGATAGTAATTTACAGTCCTTGTATTTACGTACATTTTCACAGGTCTTACCGAAGAAGGAATTTGTCATCATTTTGTAATTATTTGATTCAAAttcatttttactttttttcCTAAGTTCTGTATTTAGATCAACATATTTCTTCACCCAAGGTGCCTGATTGAATTTTAAGACTCTGTAAATTTTATCAAGTTTTAAACCTAGTGTTACTGCTTGTTGAAGAGCTCTGTAATGAATTATATAGTGTTTTTTATCAAATAAAGTTGTTAATAATTTTGTTACtttggattttgattttggtgGTATTAGATGTTCAGGACATAAGGGTAAATCTTTGTGTATATTAAATAGTTCttttgaataaataatgtcaCATTCTAATATATATCCGATATCAGAGTTTTTATCAACGGTTGTAATATCTGACATCACATTAGGATCTATCCATTCAAAACCTCCATAAGGTAGAGAAAAACACATTATTGTACCATATAAATTTACAAAATCCCAATATATTAAGTAGGAATCACGATCTTGTTCATTATAGTCTTTACTCATATATTTGTTATTTGCTTTGCCATATCTATTGGATACTTGTGAAATTCCTCCTCGTAGACCTCGTTCGATAAACATTACTTTATCTATGTCATCTAATAACTCAATTTCTACTCCAGTAATCTTAAGACATGTATCAAATGATAATCCTGGAGCTGTGTAATAGTGAAGAGGATCTAAGCCATATGTTTTTAAAGAAGTTTCCCGAAAATTTTCAACAATATCACCTAATAATAATACGTCTGTAGTTAGATAAATTTCCGAAAAATCTTTTAACGTATTATTATGAAATTCTGTCCATATGTTGCATGCATGATTGTAATCATCATCACTAATATGTGTTTTAGTAAGAGTGCTATAAAAAGCATTTTTAGGAGGTAAATTTTCATCTTTAAGTTTCTCCCAAGAATCTAAATACTCATAAGGAAAAACACCTTTTCgtgtcaacaaattaaattggATTTCATttgggaaaaacgattttaaaattttgttttgagaAGTAGTCAAATAGGAGGCAAGCTTATCGATACTTTCAGACATAAATCTATAGGAATCGATAAATCGTAAACTGCATTTAGTACCTTGTACAAATTTTGTAAGGGAAATATATCTTTCTTTATTTagaggtaatatttgaaaatttcctTCAATGTCCGTATTTAAATGTTTAATTAGGAAGTGACTATCATATCCCAAATTATGAAATACTATAGGTATCATAAAAGTTTCACGTAACTGTAAATTGCAACATTGATGTGAAGGACCCCTATAGGTTCCAGTCCTGTGGCAATGATCTTTGCATTTAATATCATCATCTGAAAAGGGTTGTGTGCAAATATAACATAATTCTgcatttaaaaattgattttcttCTAGATTTGTCAAAGGTGTCATTGGAACAACGTTTGAATAGATATCATCCAGTTTTTTACTGATTAACCCTAATTCTTTAACAAACCAGGATATACAGTCCTCTcctgtataaattttaaattgtGTTAATGAATCATCATATGAACATTTTAGTAGAAAAGCTACACTATAAGGTACATGATGTTGAATTTTTCTCATGTTCGCCGTTGGAATGGTAGGATCGGAATACTTTAATAGGAGACATTCTATATCTGCGTAAATGACAAAGGAAACTTTAATTTTGTTCTTAAAATTAGAAAATTTCCAGATTCTCTTATTCCAATTGGGAATTATCATTTTAGTATTATTCACTGTAAAACAGTCCACCCAATGTTGTTGAAGAAGAGGTTCagatgaaaaataatttaaacatcGATCACATATCCACTTTTTAGTATTACTATTATTTAATTGTGTAAAAACtaattttgataaattttttataaggacATAATGGTAAATCTGATAGTGATCAatacaaatattttcaaaattaatattattatctCGATTGTCATATTCAATATTTTCATTTGTATAAGGAAGTATTAGTAGATTGACACGTTTTCTAAAGTCAAATTTACTTAAACAGACTGGTGCTATGCTGTTATGTTCAAAAATACCAAAAACGTTTATGGATATATTATTCATTTGTTCAAATTTCCCTATATCTTTTAATCTCATTGGGAAATCAATGTTATCATATTTTAGAACACTTGAAAAATGTGGATATGAGGATATTCTACTAGAATTTGTATTTGGTTGTACAGGAAACAAATATGCCACAACAGACCAAAGGAAACAGTaattatcattgtttttaatattaatacaagattttttatttttaataaaatcaggTAATTCTATGTAACTAGAACAACCTACTGCTATGGGTATATACTgatttatatttacttttaaattcaaaaatttcatACAATGCAAATCCTGAATCTCTCTCCTGAAAATCTtcaatttttgataatattctattAATGACGTATTCCTCATACCACTCTTTTAAATTAGTAGTGTGATCAATTATTTCGTTTTTTGTTGCAAAATGTTTAATATCAGTTTCTAAATTATGAGGTTTAATAAAATTTGCTAAAAATACAGTATTGACTTTTAAAAGTGTTTGTTTTAGTGCCTCtttaatttttagagaaaaacttcTAAATgcctttttcaaaaatgttttaggatctttaaaatttaaattaataattacACCAGTTTTGATTCTTTTATTAAAACTTGACTCTAAATCACGccatattaaattattattagttttttttttttagatttttgtttttttgactgtagttttaataattttcgatgtttcaaattgtgtttgtgataatttaaAAGACCCAAACCCGTTTCAATTCTATTACGATGTTTAATATGGTGAGACTTATTTTGAATTGCTTTCTTAACTAAATTTATACTTATTTTGATAAATCTGATCCACTTGTTGAACTCCTCAATTGTTCGTAACAGCATTACAACTTTTTCCACTTTCTTCACCATATCCAAAACAAACATATCCAAAGTTTGTGAAGACATGGtatgttttatattattttcaaaaatactgacaACTCATTGGCACTTCTGCTACACTGAAGCTACCGATTCTAAATGAACCGCAAGCAGTACGTAAATGATTGTTTGATCATGTTTGTGCATAGTAATTATTTGTAAGTAGGTATGCATGGTCATTAGATAACAACAATGTTGCAAATAACCATTATTTTAATTATTCATTAAAACATTTTTCTTCACAATTAGATAGATagcaacaaagtaataaataaggtatttttacaataattggaTTCTAATTATATATATGCAAAATTATTCATTAAAACATTTTTCTTGTCAATTAGATAGATAGCAACAAAGTAATAAAATAAGGTATTTCACAATAATTGGAtcctaattattttaaaataagtgGAATTGCATAGATATGCCTAAACAAAAAAACAATTTGTAATTAATTACCATTAGATAACAACAATGTCACAAACaccaattattttaattattcatTAAAACATTTTCTTGCAATGCacttattagaaaaaaatatgtaatataatTGCTTTGTTTTCCAATAAGTGCATCtcattaaaaatgttttatgtagtattttagtaggtaatagataaaattttgatatatatatatatatatatatatatatatatatatatatatatatatatatatatacaggttCCTGCAAAACGGATATGATATTATACCAATAACAGGTTGAAATAAGTACTAAGTGAGTAACATTTTGTCATTGTTGGTGTATTCATCGTGGTCTCATTTATTGTCActgttttatttattgtttattgttgttCTTTTCTATATATAAAATGTCTGGTGTACCATGTACAATTTTGGTATCCATAGAAGATAGATTAAATTTCCCCACGAAAATGGCTCTAGTAGTCATAAGGCAGCTATTCAggtatgtttttttttaacaatcagTTTTTGCATTCCATTTCAGATATGGTTTAAGAAGCATATCTCTCCGGAATGATAGAATCTTAATAGACTTAGTATATACCCCAAAGTCCACAACGCTGTCGGGAAAATTTGGTAACTTACCAGTAAAATATATCCGTATGCAAATAAATGATTCTAATGAGATAGGATTGTTTGAAAAAGCAATGAAGAGATACTACTTTGACTTAGAGGAGGAGACAGAAGCTCTTCCTCCTCCTCCTACTACTACTCCTTCTATTAAATCAATTCAGAAGGAACctttaaagaaaaaattgaagaGTAGAGTAACACAGCATGTTGAGTCCATTGATCTTGATCAAAATTCACAAGTGTGGTCATTTGATGAACACATTatagatgatgatgatgataaagaaGATCATACCAGAAGAGCGACAATAAGTGAGACCAGAAATGACTACGGCGACGACGATGACGATGACTGCACCACCACATTGATACCTCCTACGGAGTAATTTtgtattaatatatatataactgcaatttattttttggttttttttttgttttagaggTACAGTACTGTGTGGagattgtaaaatttttttttgtttctgcaAACTTTCCTTAAGAATTCACTTAACTTTATTATATTGTGAGGAAACACTTCCAACAAGTGCAGAATGGTAAATGCATCAGAAACTGAAGAACGAgctaaaattcagaaaatagcaGTTGAGATTATAAAGGCACCTATGATAAGACATATTTTTATAACACTACTGGCAGTCTGTAAAAATCCACGAACGTTAAGCCCTAACGATTTAAGTAGGATTATTAATCACCACTCACATCGTGTACTCCCAAGTATTGTAACAGATGCATTTTTTCGAAACTTCAACTTACCAGTTGAACCAGAGGAGTCCGATTATGATTCTGATGAAACAATTTGtgaataataataatgataattgcagctatattatacatatatatatatatttgtttgCGTTATGCTTTGTACAtgaggaaaaaaaaataaaaaattttttttgactacatgagttttatttgtcacaagCAACATTTTcaatattagtaataaatttattcATTAACCAATCATGTATTACATTTACAATTTCTAGAGAACAACTTAAGGTATTGATAGTATGTACATTGCAATGGATTAACATAttgcatgaattttgttttaatacACATAATTTTGGACAGTTCATTGTAGCTTCTATATCTATAATTTTATTACACAAAAACTTTTGGAGTGTCTTCTTTTTCGGACTTCCTTTGACTACAATTGTATTGGTtccaataatatttttaatgtactCACTAATAGTTTCCATTGAAATATTATTGGGATGTGAACTATTCCAATTTATTCCATGTATATTGTCGGTTATCCACTGAAGATGGTGTTTATGTTTTTCTGCAAAACAATCCAAACTCACAGGATAATTGACAAATGTATGATGCCACACACGTGTATATATAttaaatatacatatttcttTAATAAAGAACTCGCTGTCTTTATATTGGAAACCTTGGATATCTATAATAAACATTATTGCACTTTTACTAAATTTGATAATGGATTGTAGATAACAGTACGATCATGAATTATTAAACAGTATACTGAAGTGTTGTCTGGAAAGTTTTCTGATGATTCTAGTTCTAATCGCACATCTATAGCACCACCTTTTACTGCTTCGTTTTGGTGACTACAATCTATGATGAATATCGGTGCTTTTTGTATGAAATTGGTTAAGGATAAGCAAGGTTCGCTTTTACCTTGAAAATAATATGATTCTTGAAACCTTGCATACATTTCATAAGCAATGGCATAGTGTTTctttttaaaatcaatatttaaattatCATATGGATAAACCTCAGAATTCAAATACACTTTTAAATTAGTCAAATTACAATGATCAAAATCGCTATTATCTCGTGTTTTACTATTTTCTCTATCTGTCTGAAAACCTACAATCATGTATCGAGGCACTTCGCTTTGTTTAACTGTCATGATGGTCCAATCGTAAGATTTTGTTTTTGGTAGAACTGGTAACTTTTGTAAAGACCAATTTCTGAATGAAATTTCCAAATTATTTTGCATTTCCAAGTGTTGTAATAATACCAATTTTTGTTGATCAGAAACAGATATATGAGGTACTTTCCAcataatttttgtaattttaactTTTGGAGTATCAGTAGCACCATCTGTCGTTATAGTTGCGTTAAAATCAGTATGACTGCGAACCAATACGAGTTCCTGctgtaaattaataataatttttttaaaatcttctcCAAAGCCTAAAATTTGTTTCAGTGGAATGCAAACGTTAAAATAACCCGTTGTCGGTTCAACAATTTTAGGATGCTCCGTTATGGACCAACCAGAATTGGCATTTTTAATACAATCATTGGGAGTAAATGATGCATATCCTTTTAATGTTGATGTGATTCCAGGAAATCTAGAACGCGCAATTATTGTTCCTCCAAGTTCATATCTACATTCTTCAAATAAATGAAGAAATCCATTATTGATAAAACTGAGTTTCGTACTGTAATGGCCTTTTTCTTGTGATATCAAATTTCCCTCCAAAATTATATAACTCTCGCTGggatatgtataaatattttgTGATTGAATTGGTATTCTAATCTCATCATTATTGTCTAAAGATGTAGCTGAATATGGAAGGTGTGTATGATATTCAGAGTTAATTATAGATTCATCTACAGGTACAGTTTTATTGACATTAAGTATACTACCGTTCATTTTTTTTGTATGTAACTGTACACCTACAAAAACACTTTATAAAATATTCTTTGATAATAGTAAATAATTTACAGCGACACAAAAATCTTtgcttcttctccttcttcttcttcgttttctTATTCTGCTTCTGTTTCgtaatttttaacttttaatcctaaggatattaagaataaaatatttttctgtgTTAATGGTTTGTACGTTGTCTTTAGACTAATAGGActcaatatttttctttcttttatatTGTTCCACTCAATAGGATGTACATTATATAATACAACCatgtttttaaatcttttttaaatGTAGTCTTATCGTTACCACCTCACCattaaaattgattatatttcCATCTTGGTCAACTATTTTAAGGTTAATTTCTTCAATATGACTTGTATTTATTGGTAAATAAATGACGTTAGCAGGAATTTCCACAATGCGGTGTCCAGGTGGAACTTTATGAAAAAACATATGGATCATATGAGTACTCTTTTCATTATTATAAGTATTTGTAACTAAATTGCTCTCAACCCCTATAGAATTTACTCTTGTAATATTTACAGGATACTCTGAAATATGTTTGTCTGGTTTTGTATGTAAGAGTGGTTTAAAACCGAGAAGAGAGCCAATGTTATTGGGTTTTTTGAAATCCACGGTCCTGTTACATTTTAATTCACTTCTTAACGTATTTCTATTTGCAACTAACGTGAAGATTGTTTTATCAGTTGCAGGATTATTCCTTTCAAGCCATTCAATGtgttcttttaaatatttttcaatatcttCAACCTCGTATGCTCCATTTGGAATCGTAATTTTTTgagatttaccaaaataaaatgTGTTATTACTTTCATCAACATTCGGAATAGAATTATAACTTACGAAATCAATAAGACCTAACACATATTCATTTTGAACACTTAACGTTATAGGAGGATTGATTTTAACTGAAAGGATAGAACTTCTCCCTGAAACAGTGAAAGTATATGACATCGTGATGACTTTCGTTCAAATGAAAACACACtggtaaaattattatttttattgacaTAGAAATGATAAACATAACTGACCACAATTATAACTATTATATGATTGATATCTATCATGATTATATAGTACTTTACAAGGTCCATTTGATAAAAAGTAATCTCTTACTTCCAGAGGAGGACGAAGGTTGCCAAAACTATCAAAATAAATAactgtttttccaaattttttgtaTGCTGTCCAGTGAGTTCCAGAACCTGTATCATCATCTAAGTTTATAACAGCACATTCATTATTTCGTATTTTCTTTGGTAACTGACTTTTCATATATACACCACGAAAGTATGGAATTTTAGCACTAGTagcaaaatattttatatcaatattagtTAAAGGACGTTTAGGCATGTTTATattacagtttttcctaaaaaaagaCCCATTCCATTTTTATGAGGTTTAAGATAGAGTCCTTTTCCCATTGCTACGGCTTCCATGGTTCTGTTGTGTCTTTGTGATTCTTCTAATTGTTGTTTAGCTGCACGTGCCTCATTTATGACTTTTGCCACTCCTGCAACGCCTCCTGTAACGGCTCCTAACGCTGAGAGACCTGCAAAAATGGGAATCAAGGGAAGAAAACCACCACTTTTCGGTACTGGAATCACACGAGCGGGCAATacttttttcttaaatttttcaataacttTAAGAGCAAGCGAAATACCGCTATATAAATCTCTTGGTTTATGTCTAGTTAACGCTTTTCTAATTTCTCTTAATAatacattaaattttattttttttgttctttttttaactttgacATTTTTACGTTTTTTCGTCTTAGCACTCGTTCTTCCTCTTTTAATGTTTTGTACTGCAACCATTTCTATACGATGTTTCAATATATACTACAACATTGTTCTACACAAACtatcttatatatttttttttcgtttcacATTCCTATTGAAGTCATGATCCTCACGTTTTCGCTTTTTTGCTACTGCTAGCACTGGATATGTGCTAATTtcattcaattttatttttttatctcttgtgctttcattattattattattgtcatcatcatcgtcatcatctGATACCGATAATTTTCTTTTTAAACTTGTATGAACATGTTTTGGTACAGTTAGAGATTTTTGTTGGGCTTCTTCTTCTCCTTTATTAATTCTAAAATTAATTGGTGGTGGTCTAATTTTAggcataataatttttttaggttttctgttGATTCGTTTTAATGATTTATTAGCCTTAAAATCATCAATTTGTCTTAAACAATGTTCCATAGTTTCCATTGATTTATTCATTATATTTCTAACAGTTGATATTGACTTATAACAACTTTCAAGTACTTTTGGACAACTTTTTGTATACCCCATTCCTAATTTGACTTTTGCATGCATAGCCCCACTTACTCCTAGAGCTGCAATTTTTTCACCTAAAGAAGCATCTTTTGACTTATATCTACCATAAGCATTTTCAGCTAAAATTTTATCAGCTTGGTGGCGTTCGTTTAAATCATTTGTAGAACTATAGGCTATATCATGATTCTTGCAAAAATCATCAAGAGGATTTATACCAACATCTCCACGTTTTAGTCGTTTTCTAAGCTTAGTACCAGGTCCACAATATCTGTATCCTCCTGGTATATGAAGTTCAAATGGTAAACTGTTTACAACACCAGCTCCTGAATAATACTTCATTATTTGACCAACTTCTACATAATGATTATAAAACTAGTGTATTAGATATTTATAGTCATTTTATAAGTTAGTGTTTGACGATATCGTTGTCTCTTATgaacaaatttaaaattattaaacaaaaaactaaACTAAATATATGCAATCATGATGTTCTAACAGAAAATACACCGAAACATGGGTTACTTCTTCCAAATACAATTCAATGTTTAATTGTCGGAAAATCTAATTGTGGAAAAACAAATTTGATGATTAGTCTATTAGAACATGAAAATGGGTTAAAGTTtgaaaacatttatttatattcaaaatctCAAGACcaaccaaaatatttatatttacaagATTTATTAAAACCAATTAAAGGTATTAAGTTTTTCACGTTTACTAACAACGAAGATATTATACCACCCTGTAAAGCG is from Diabrotica virgifera virgifera chromosome 9, PGI_DIABVI_V3a and encodes:
- the LOC126891291 gene encoding uncharacterized protein LOC126891291, which codes for MNGSILNVNKTVPVDESIINSEYHTHLPYSATSLDNNDEIRIPIQSQNIYTYPSESYIILEGNLISQEKGHYSTKLSFINNGFLHLFEECRYELGGTIIARSRFPGITSTLKGYASFTPNDCIKNANSGWSITEHPKIVEPTTGYFNVCIPLKQILGFGEDFKKIIINLQQELVLVRSHTDFNATITTDGATDTPKVKITKIMWKVPHISVSDQQKLVLLQHLEMQNNLEISFRNWSLQKLPVLPKTKSYDWTIMTVKQSEVPRYMIVGFQTDRENSKTRDNSDFDHCNLTNLKVYLNSEVYPYDNLNIDFKKKHYAIAYEMYARFQESYYFQGKSEPCLSLTNFIQKAPIFIIDCSHQNEAVKGGAIDVRLELESSENFPDNTSVYCLIIHDRTVIYNPLSNLVKVQ